In Astatotilapia calliptera chromosome 20, fAstCal1.2, whole genome shotgun sequence, one genomic interval encodes:
- the LOC113013475 gene encoding zinc finger protein 335 — protein sequence MDLEENEVESSSDAGPSGMEEPSESGMGMESSEAMSADSSDAAASHAQAPESDCHVGQSSEGLVVFIPETSSSTDVRVSSVHLPDSSSVAQSTSVSSVSTVTQSVLVSESAQVLVHSSAVSEGAMMVSDSTASTSSDLGSAIDKIIESTIGPDIMNGCIAVTSAEDGGAETTQYLILQGPDDGAPMVAQMSSSALSNRIAIEALAEGPTSTCLDQRDLQGNVEPDQPDDQPGHSGYLEDSSSQPDQPQHSHPSQYMDCSADGPDQTEESSSSYVECSGEEPDQTRSRSGFPDYSGNNSDQDLPGYVGCSGADSNPTSRSHYVVECSAGYPGRAVDDGERPHHSRSYIDSSADHRTQTSRQYATEYGGECIVAADSEQPGCSRYQAEDDDDEDDDQNQDPDQPQHSQQQPQHSCYMESSNGPEASLYTDDSSSSDHPLADTAGSGGLPEALEGSESQPGPFISSSGTYTSNAEPELAQHCSPSKEEPQGSQDEAGLGRDMETSTVAEGSGERPPNLAELEEMMEVVIVQQFKCKMCPYKSASKDTLINHMRDKHFKPAGEMPKKRKRGRPPKSETLARQKAEREEAAKMKAAESQQAAEEEEDDVVDDGAIDDPEKDSDYNPADEDSKGRPPAILKKSATPTSSSSSPQGRPRRKAGRPRKYSVVDEGYSSKEAESIAKKPRVCSDANESEEASSSGLDNSAPTVTDGDAPEAVISQSDSENKDPSSNQRTEVEYFPRKRGRPSRRFLRKKYKKYMNRNRHYKSLKPLLRPHNCYICGSRFLTLEDLRFHIDSHEGNDPELFKCLQCNYRCKRWSSLKEHMFNHEGTKPFKCEECDYTSVYKKDVIRHSAVHNKERKRKTESVPKASEFPCPVCHRVYPMQKRLTQHLKTHSSEKPHMCDKCGKSFKKRYTFKMHLLTHIQSLEDNKFKCEFCDYTCDNKKLLLNHQLSHTNDRPFKCDYCKYSTSKEEFLVSHLAIKHTGEKPFSCDMCHFMTKHRKNLRLHVQCRHAEAFEEWSLAHPEEPVKTRRRPFFTLQQIEELKQQHEDTQSLQNTIVTVDSATLQAMQGMENASVSQDALGNTTIIYEQAESSDLSAQNALDLLLNMSNARELVGNSLQVAVLKSDGKALEKGTWSTVTAASGQGQKILTFHVSENGETVLQEAYEAATSETGELTHIAIEGYEGGGDFSVVEQAAEEIRSPGYSNVESSPSQALEVSGSESLKSDKYYLTSALADGVLQQVELSSEAPASPSAVGSPSLTTKRFSCRICMESFHGRSDMENHKRAHVDANTFKCPDCDFTSTSWPEVKTHMGQHSYLRPHKCPNCSFASKNKKDLRRHMMTHTNEKPFSCKLCGQRFNRNGHLKFHMERLHNQDNPARKSRTTASQQTIIVNSDEEALATLQSLQGHQAVITPERLQALGQEHIIVAQEQALSDQEEGAYIQQITTIDGQTVQHLMTGDNQVTEVQYIISQDGVQHLLPQEYVVVADGNHIQMPDGQIIQYEHDRTIVQEQQIAVSHDGQIQYLPVSSDQQIVNAEDLEAAAHSAVTAVADAAMTQTQTVYTEATPEQLEELQQQGIHYDVITFSNE from the exons ATGGATTTGGAGGAAAATGAGGTGGAGAGCAGCAGTGATGCAGGTCCCTCAGGGATGGAGGAGCCATCTGAAAGTGGCATGGGAATGGAGTCATCAGAGGCGATGTCTGCAGACAGCAGTGATGCTGCTGCTTCTCATGCACAGGCCCCAGAGTCTGACTGCCATGTTGGACAGAGCTCGGAGGGACTTGTG GTGTTCATCCCAGAAACAAGCTCTAGCACAGATGTCAGAGTTTCATCGGTCCATCTTCCAGACTCCTCTTCAGTGGCCCAGTCCACCAGTGTGTCCAGTGTCTCCACGGTGACTCAGTCGGTGCTTGTGTCTGAGTCAGCTCAAGTGCTGGTCCACTCGAGTGCTGTCTCTGAAGGGGCTATGATGGTTTCTGACTCAACTGCTTCTACCTCATCAGATCTGGGGTCTGCCATTGACAAGATCATAGAATCCACCATCGGCCCCGATATCATGAATG gtTGTATAGCTGTGACCAGTGCAGAAGATGGGGGTGCAGAAACAACCCAGTATCTAATACTACAAGGTCCAGATGACG GTGCTCCTATGGTAGCTCAGATGTCATCTTCTGCCCTGTCCAATCGTATAGCAATAGAAGCTCTTGCCGAAGGTCCCACATCCACCTGTCTTGACCAGAGAGACCTGCAAGGCAATGTTGAGCCTGACCAGCCCGATGATCAGCCTGGACATTCAGGTTACTTAGAAGACAGCAGCAGCCAGCCTGACCAGCCACAGCACTCCCACCCCTCCCAGTACATGGACTGCAGTGCAGATGGTCCAGACCAGACAGAGGAATCTTCATCTTCCTATGTGGAGTGTTCAGGCGAGGAACCTGACCAGACACGCTCCCGTTCAGGCTTCCCTGACTATAGTGGGAATAACAGTGACCAGGATCTGCCTGGTTATGTGGGGTGCAGTGGAGCTGACTCAAATCCTACCAGCCGAAGTCACTATGTGGTGGAGTGCAGTGCTGGGTATCCTGGGCGTGCAGTGGATGACGGGGAGCGGCCACATCATTCACGCAGTTACATTGACAGTAGTGCAGATCACCGGACTCAGACAAGTCGTCAGTATGCGACTGAGTATGGTGGGGAATGTATTGTAGCTGCAGACTCTGAGCAGCCAGGTTGTTCTCGTTACCAAGCGGAGGACgacgatgatgaagatgatgatcaGAACCAGGATCCAGATCAGCCACAGCACTCTCAACAGCAGCCCCAGCACTCCTGTTATATGGAGAGCAGCAATGGCCCAGAGGCTTCTCTCTATACTGACGACAGTTCCTCTTCAGACCATCCTCTGGCAGACACGGCAGGTTCAGGTGGGCTTCCAGAGGCACTGGAAGGCAGCGAGAGCCAGCCGGGCCCATTCATCAGCAGCAGTGGGACCTATACCTCTAATGCAGAACCTGAGCTGGCCCAGCACTGCTCACCCAGCAAAGAGGAGCCCCAAGGCTCTCAGGATGAAGCTGGGCTCGGCAGGGACATGGAGACATCAACTGTAGCAGAAGGCTCTGGAGAACGACCACCAAACCTGGCTGAGTTAGAGGAAATGATGGAGGTAGTGATCGTGCAGCAGTTCAAGTGTAAAATGTGTCCATACAAGAGTGCCTCCAAAGATACTCTTATCAACCACATGAGAGACAAACACTTCAAACCTGCAG GGGAAATGCCAAAGAAGCGTAAACGTGGACGACCTCCTAAAAGTGAGACCTTAGCCCGTCAAaaggcagagagggaggaggcaGCAAAGATGAAGGCTGCAGAGTCCCAgcaagcagcagaagaagaggaggatgacgtTGTGGATGATGGTGCTATTGATGATCCTGAAA AGGACAGCGACTACAACCCAGCTGATGAAGATTCCAAAGGAAGACCACCTGCCATTCTGAAAAAGTCAGCAACTcccacttcctcctcctcttctcctcaaGGGCGTCCCCGACGTAAAGCTGGCCGTCCAAGGAAGTACTCAGTTGTAGATGAAGGCTACAGCAGCAAAG AAGCAGAAAGTATTGCTAAGAAGCCTAGGGTTTGTTCGGATGCTAATGAGTCTGAAGAGGCAAGCTCTTCAGGCCTAGACAATAGTGCACCCACGGTGACTGATGGAGATGCACCTGAGGCAGTAATTAGCCAGTCAGACTCTGAGAACAAAGATCCTTCATCCAACCAACGGACGGAGGTGGAGTACTTCCCAAGAAAACGTGGCAGACCATCCCGGCGCTTCCTTCGCAAGAAATATAAGAAGTATATGAATCGGAA TCGGCACTACAAATCTCTCAAACCACTGctgagacctcacaactgcTACATCTGTGGGTCACGTTTCCTCACTCTAGAAGACCTGCGCTTCCACATCGACTCACATGAAGGCAATGATCCGGAGCTCTTCAAGTGCCTGCAGTGCAACTATCGCTGCAAGCGCTGGTCCTCGCTCAAG gagcACATGTTCAACCACGAGGGCACCAAGCCATTCAAATGTGAGGAGTGTGATTACACAAGCGTGTACAAGAAAGATGTTATTCGGCATTCGGCAGTCCACAACAAAGAGCG GAAAAGGAAGACAGAGTCG GTGCCGAAGGCGTCGGAGTTCCCCTGCCCTGTGTGTCACAGGGTGTATCCCATGCAAAAGAGACTTACTCAGCACTTAAAAACCCACAGCTCAGAGAAACCACACATGTGCGATAAG TGTGGAAAATCCTTCAAGAAGCGTTACACTTTCAAAATGCACCTCCTAACCCACATCCAGAGTCTTGAGGACAACAA GTTCAAATGTGAGTTTTGTGACTACACTTGTGACAACAAGAAGCTGCTGCTCAACCATCAGCTGTCCCACACCAACGACAGGCCTTTTAAGTGCGACTACTGTAAATACTCTACTTCCAAAGAGGAGTTTCTCGTCTCCCATCTGGCCATCAAACACACAG GCGAGAAGCCTTTCTCCTGTGATATGTGTCACTTCATGACTAAGCACAGGAAGAACCTGCGCCTTCATGTGCAGTGTCGCCACGCTGAGGCATTTGAAGAGTGGTCTTTGGCTCACCCTGAAGAGCCTGTAAAGACGCGGCGCAGACCTTTCTTCACCCTGCAGCAAATAGAAGAGTTGAAACAGCAACATGAAGACACACAGAGCTTGCAGAACACTATT GTCACTGTGGATTCTGCAACACTGCAAGCCATGCAGGGCATGGAAAACGCCTCAGTGTCCCAGGACGCTTTGGGAAACACCACGATCATCTATGAACAAG CTGAATCCAGCGACCTATCTGCTCAGAATGCCCTGGACCTACTGCTGAATATGAGCAATGCACGGGAGCTGGTTGGGAACTCCTTACAG GTAGCAGTGCTGAAGTCAGATGGAAAAGCTTTGGAGAAGGGAACATGGAGCACGGTGACAGCAGCGTCCGGTCAGGGCCAAAAGATCTTGACCTTCCATGTTTCTGAGAATGGCGAGACAGTGCTACAAGAGGCCTACGAGGCTGCCACCTCTGAAACAGGCGAGCTTACCCACATCGCCATTGAAGGCTATGAGGGGGGAGGGGACTTCAGTGTGGTGGagcaggcagctgaagaaatccGTAGTCCTGGATATAG TAATGTGGAGTCTAGCCCCTCTCAAGCTTTAGAGGTTTCTGGGTCAGAGAGCTTGAAAAGTGACAAGTATTATCTTACATCAGCACTGGCTGATGGTGTATTGCAACAAGTGGAG CTGAGCAGCGAAGCTCCAGCTTCTCCCTCTGCAGTGGGCTCTCCCAGTCTCACTACTAAGAGGTTTTCCTGTCGAATCTGCATGGAGTCTTTCCATGGACGCTCGGACATGGAGAACCACAAGAGGGCGCACGTGGATGCCAATACTTTTAAGTGTCCTGACTGTGACTTCACCTCCACCTCCTGGCCTGAGGTCAAG ACCCACATGGGACAGCACTCCTACCTGCGTCCTCACAAGTGTCCAAACTGCAGCTTTGCCTCCAAGAACAAGAAAGACCTACGCAGACACATGATGACGCACACCAATGAGAAACCATTTTCTTGCAAACTTTGTGGACAAAG gTTTAACCGCAATGGCCATCTGAAGTTTCACATGGAGCGTCTTCACAATCAGGATAATCCTGCTCGCAAAAGTCGAACTACTGCGTCTCAGCAAACTATAATAGTTAACAGCGATGAGGAGGCATTAGCCACACTACAGT CCCTGCAGGGACATCAGGCAGTGATCACTCCCGAGCGGCTGCAGGCTCTAGGACAGGAGCACATCATTGTAGCTCAGGAACAAGCACTGTCAGACCAG GAGGAAGGTGCATACATCCAGCAGATAACCACCATAGACGGTCAGACGGTCCAGCATCTGATGACGGGAGACAACCAGGTGACTGAG GTCCAGTATATCATCTCACAGGATGGAGTTCAACACTTACTTCCTCAAGAGTATGTAGTAGTAGCTGATGGCAACCACATACAG ATGCCAGACGGACAGATAATCCAGTACGAACATGACAGAACCATTGTCCAGGAGCAACAG ATTGCTGTAAGTCACGACGGTCAGATCCAGTACCTACCTGTCAGCTCTGATCAACAAATCGTGAATGCTGAAGATCTGGAGGCTGCTGCCCACTCTGCTGTCACAG CCGTAGCAGACGCAGCCATGACACAGACCCAGACAGTCTACACTGAGGCTACACCTGAGCAACTGGAAGAGCTGCAGCAACAGGGCATCCACTATGATGTCATTACTTTCTCCAATGAATAG
- the mmp9 gene encoding matrix metalloproteinase-9 yields MRCCTLLVCLLLGISTQNGWSLPLKSVFVTFPGDIPKNMTDSELAENYLKNFGYMNTVERSGFQSMVSTAKALKRMQNQLGLEETGVLDKETLDAMKKPRCGVPDVANYQTFAGDLKWDHKDVTYRILNYSPDMDSAIIDDAFARAFKVWSDVTPLTFTRLYDGTADIMISFGKKDHGDPYPFDGKDGLLAHAYPPGEGIQGDAHFDDDEFWTLGKGAVVKTHFGNANGATCHFPFSFEGKSYSTCTTQGRTDNLPWCSTTADYDKDKKYGFCPSELLYTFDGNAGGAPCVFPFTFLGEEYDSCTTEGRSDGYRWCATTGNFDQDKKYGFCPSRDIAVIGGNSEGDPCHFPFVFLGKEYHSCTSEGRGDGKLWCSTTDSYDDDQKWGFCPDQGYSLFLVAAHEFGHALGLDHSNIREALMYPMYSYAEDFSLHSDDISGIQYLYGSRTGPVPTPPNPKPPTAEPTEPTDPTTTTTTAVPVDPTKDACKQDTFDTITVIQGELHFFKDGHYWKMSGSSNAGPFSISNKWPALPAVIDSAFEDSLTKKLYFFSGSRFWVYTGQNVLGPRSIEKLGLPNNIQKVEGALQRGKGKVLLFSGENFWRLDVKAQTIDKGYPKFTDVVFGGIPSDAHDVFQYQGHTYFCRDRFYWRMNSRRQVDRVGYVKYDLLKCSSDTRY; encoded by the exons ATGAGATGCTGTACTTTACTTGTGTGTTTACTTTTGGGCATAAGCACACAAAACGGATGGAGCCTTCCCCTGAAGTCCGTCTTTGTCACCTTTCCAGGAGACATTCCCAAAAACATGACTGATTCGGAGCTGGCAGAA AATTACCTAAAGAACTTCGGCTACATGAATACTGTGGAACGCAGTGGCTTCCAGTCTATGGTGTCCACCGCCAAGGCTCTGAAGAGGATGCAGAATCAGCTGGGGCTGGAGGAGACTGGGGTGCTGGATAAAGAAACCCTGGATGCTATGAAAAAACCTCGCTGCGGAGTTCCTGATGTGGCCAACTATCAAACCTTTGCAGGAGACCTCAAGTGGGACCACAAAGATGTTACTTATAG GATCCTTAACTATTCCCCAGACATGGATAGCGCTATCATTGACGATGCTTTTGCCAGAGCGTTTAAGGTGTGGAGTGATGTGACCCCTCTGACTTTTACCCGTCTCTATGACGGCACGGCTGACATCATGATATCGTTTGGGAAAAAGG ACCACGGAGACCCCTACCCATTTGATGGTAAGGATGGCCTTCTAGCCCATGCCTACCCCCCTGGTGAGGGTATTCAGGGAGACGCCCACTTCGACGATGATGAGTTCTGGACCTTGGGGAAAGGAGCAG TTGTGAAGACTCACTTTGGAAATGCGAATGGCGCCACGTGCCACTTTCCCTTCAGTTTTGAGGGCAAATCTTACTCCACCTGCACCACACAGGGCCGCACAGACAATCTGCCATGGTGTTCCACCACAGCTGACTACGACAAGGACAAGAAATATGGCTTCTGCCCAAGTGAAC TTCTATACACTTTTGATGGAAATGCTGGTGGAGCTCCATGTGTTTTCCCTTTCACCTTTCTGGGGGAGGAGTATGACAGCTGTACCACAGAGGGCCGCAGTGATGGTTACCGCTGGTGTGCCACCACAGGCAACTTTGACCAGGATAAGAAATATGGATTCTGTCCCAGTCGTG ATATAGCTGTAATTGGTGGAAATTCTGAGGGAGATCCCTGCCACTTCCCCTTTGTGTTCCTGGGTAAGGAGTATCACTCATGCACAAGTGAGGGACGAGGAGATGGCAAGCTGTGGTGCAGCACCACTGACAGCTATGATGATGACCAGAAATGGGGCTTCTGTCCTGACCAGG GTTATAGTCTGTTCCTGGTGGCTGCCCACGAATTTGGACATGCTCTTGGCCTGGATCACTCCAACATTAGAGAAGCTCTCATGTACCCCATGTACAGCTATGCTGAAGACTTCTCCTTGCATAGCGATGACATTAGCGGCATTCAGTATCTCTATG gAAGTAGAACTGGCCCTGTGCCCACCCCACCTAACCCCAAACCGCCTACCGCTGAGCCCACTGAGCCGACTgatcccaccaccaccaccactactgCAGTACCTGTGGATCCAACCAAAGATGCCTGCAAGCAGGACACATTTGACACCATCACTGTGATTCAAGGAGAACTACATTTCTTCAAGGATGG ACATTACTGGAAGATGTCCGGGAGCAGCAATGCAGGGCCCTTTTCTATTTCTAACAAGTGGCCTGCTCTTCCAGCTGTCATCGACTCTGCCTTTGAGGATAGTCTGACCAAGAAATTGTACTTCTTCTCAG GGAGCAGATTCTGGGTTTACACAGGACAGAATGTTCTGGGTCCCCGCAGCATTGAGAAACTAGGCCTGCCCAACAACATTCAGAAAGTGGAGGGAGCTCTGCAGAGGGGGAAAGGCAAAGTGCTGCTCTTCAGTGGGGAGAACTTCTGGAG GCTGGATGTGAAGGCCCAGACAATTGACAAGGGCTATCCAAAGTTTACTGATGTTGTCTTTGGTGGTATCCCCAGTGATGCTCATGATGTATTCCAGTACCAAG GTCACACTTACTTCTGCCGGGATCGCTTCTACTGGCGTATGAATTCCCGCAGGCAGGTGGACCGTGTTGGCTATGTCAAATATGACCTGCTCAAGTGCTCATCAGACACCCGCTACTGA